In Candidatus Buchananbacteria bacterium CG10_big_fil_rev_8_21_14_0_10_42_9, a single window of DNA contains:
- a CDS encoding adenosylhomocysteinase, with product MKYDVKSLKLAPGGKKRIVWAERDMPVLGAIKKRFQKQKPLRGVKMAACLHVTTETANLVRTLKAGRANVTLVASNPLSTQDDTAASLVKDFGISVFAITGENRTTYYKHLNAGIDAKPNVTMDDGADLIHLLHTKRKKDANRIYGSMEETTTGIIRLKALEKTGKLQVPVMAVNDAKTKYLFDNRYGTGQSTIDGIIRATDMLLAGKKVVTVGYGWCGRGFAMRARGMGAQVIVTEVDHLKALEATMDGFEVMPMSKAARVGDLFCTLTGDISVLRQEHFKAMKDGAVVCNSGHFDVEIDIPDLAKLASKINKNVRNYVDEYVLPKGKRIYVLAEGRLINLAAAEGHPASVMDMSFATQALMTEWVVKHKGKLENKVYNVPESIEQWIAKLKLQSMGVKIDTLTEKQKQYLSSWELGT from the coding sequence ATGAAATACGATGTAAAAAGTTTGAAATTAGCGCCGGGAGGTAAAAAACGCATTGTTTGGGCTGAGCGCGATATGCCGGTATTGGGCGCAATTAAAAAGCGTTTTCAAAAACAAAAGCCGTTACGCGGCGTCAAAATGGCGGCGTGTTTACATGTGACAACTGAAACCGCGAATTTAGTGCGTACGCTCAAAGCCGGCAGGGCTAATGTGACTTTAGTTGCTTCCAATCCGCTTTCCACCCAAGATGATACGGCGGCTTCACTGGTTAAAGATTTTGGCATTTCAGTTTTTGCTATTACCGGTGAAAATCGCACAACCTATTACAAACATTTAAACGCCGGCATTGACGCTAAGCCAAATGTGACTATGGATGACGGCGCGGATTTAATTCATTTACTGCATACGAAACGAAAAAAAGACGCGAATAGAATTTACGGCTCAATGGAAGAGACAACAACTGGCATTATTCGTTTAAAGGCGTTAGAGAAAACTGGTAAGCTGCAAGTACCGGTGATGGCAGTGAATGACGCCAAAACCAAATACTTATTTGATAACCGTTACGGCACCGGACAATCAACGATTGACGGAATTATTCGCGCAACGGATATGCTGCTCGCCGGTAAAAAAGTTGTAACTGTCGGTTACGGTTGGTGCGGCAGGGGATTTGCGATGCGCGCGCGGGGCATGGGAGCACAGGTGATTGTGACGGAAGTTGACCATTTGAAAGCTTTGGAAGCAACCATGGATGGCTTTGAAGTGATGCCCATGAGTAAAGCCGCGCGAGTTGGGGATTTATTTTGTACTTTGACCGGCGATATTTCGGTTTTGCGCCAAGAGCATTTTAAGGCGATGAAGGACGGCGCGGTGGTGTGTAACTCAGGGCACTTTGACGTGGAAATTGACATTCCGGATTTAGCCAAGCTAGCTAGTAAAATAAACAAAAATGTCAGAAACTACGTTGACGAATATGTCTTACCCAAAGGCAAGCGAATTTATGTACTCGCTGAAGGCCGGTTGATTAACCTAGCGGCGGCCGAAGGCCATCCGGCCTCCGTGATGGATATGTCTTTTGCCACGCAAGCATTAATGACTGAGTGGGTAGTGAAGCACAAGGGCAAATTAGAAAACAAAGTGTATAATGTGCCCGAAAGCATTGAACAGTGGATTGCCAAATTGAAACTGCAATCCATGGGCGTTAAAATTGACACTTTAACCGAAAAACAAAAACAATATTTATCCAGTTGGGAATTAGGGACGTAA
- a CDS encoding UDP-glucose 4-epimerase, whose product MPKSLVTGGAGFIGSHIADALIERGHEVVVVDNLVTGAKENVNSKAKFVELDIVDQKLGDLMIQEKFDYVFHSAAQIDLRKSIDDPVMDANTNILGAINVIHESQKAGAKKFIFSSSGGAMYGEAKKLPTRESAENPLSPYGIAKKTIELYLAAYFDMYHMPYVSLRYANIYGPRQSTLGEAGVVAALASRILSDKECVIFGDGAQTRDFTYVGDVVEANMLAMESDFIGSVNIGTAKEISINDLAQLIQQAAGTSVVIPHKEARFGDVLRSCLDSKLAKKELGWQPLTKIKDGIQLTVDWFKAK is encoded by the coding sequence TAGTCACCGGAGGAGCCGGGTTTATTGGATCACACATTGCCGACGCTTTGATTGAACGTGGACATGAGGTCGTTGTGGTTGATAATTTAGTAACCGGTGCTAAAGAAAATGTAAACTCCAAAGCGAAGTTTGTGGAGCTAGATATTGTTGACCAAAAGCTCGGTGATTTAATGATCCAAGAAAAATTTGATTATGTTTTTCACAGCGCTGCCCAGATTGATTTGCGTAAATCAATTGATGATCCAGTCATGGATGCCAACACTAATATTTTAGGTGCGATTAACGTGATTCATGAATCGCAGAAGGCGGGCGCGAAAAAGTTTATTTTCTCATCTTCCGGCGGAGCGATGTATGGTGAGGCAAAAAAGTTGCCAACTCGCGAATCGGCCGAAAATCCGCTTTCACCATACGGCATTGCTAAAAAAACGATTGAATTGTATTTAGCCGCTTACTTTGATATGTATCATATGCCCTATGTGTCTTTACGCTACGCAAATATTTACGGGCCGCGGCAAAGCACTCTTGGTGAGGCGGGCGTTGTGGCGGCTTTAGCTAGTCGAATTTTAAGCGATAAAGAATGCGTAATTTTTGGCGATGGCGCCCAAACACGTGATTTTACTTATGTTGGCGATGTGGTGGAAGCTAACATGCTTGCGATGGAAAGCGATTTTATCGGTTCAGTAAATATTGGCACGGCGAAAGAAATTAGTATCAATGATCTAGCGCAATTAATTCAGCAAGCAGCCGGCACAAGTGTTGTGATTCCGCACAAGGAAGCGCGTTTCGGCGATGTGTTGCGAAGCTGCTTGGATAGTAAACTAGCTAAAAAGGAATTAGGCTGGCAACCGCTGACTAAAATTAAAGACGGTATTCAGCTAACCGTAGATTGGTTTAAAGCTAAATAG
- a CDS encoding carbohydrate kinase family protein, giving the protein MIYCSGSIAYDRIMNFPGRFSDHILPNKIHQISVSFYLEKFNESFGGTAGNIAYNLALLGEKVEVVGLAGNDFSKYQKWLRQNKIGTRFIKIIKTEPTAAAYMMTDQNDNQISGFYPGAMKQVGYYKNVKLPKAKLACVAADSPQAAYALARYYKKNNTPYIFDPGQIIIVLTKQQLLDGLNGCDVFISNDYELALILKRTGLSKSQLKKKVPIVVTTLGAKGSIIEDNKNNQRYKIPAAKPKNTSDPTGAGDAYRAGLIKGMMENYSWPKVGRLASTVAVYAVEKYGTQTHTFTWSQLKARYKKNFGTTL; this is encoded by the coding sequence ATGATCTATTGCTCAGGATCAATTGCTTATGACCGGATTATGAATTTTCCTGGTCGTTTTAGTGATCATATTTTGCCTAACAAAATTCATCAAATTAGCGTTAGTTTTTATTTAGAAAAATTTAATGAAAGTTTTGGTGGTACAGCCGGCAATATCGCTTACAATCTAGCTTTGCTTGGCGAAAAAGTTGAAGTGGTTGGGCTAGCCGGCAATGATTTTTCAAAATATCAAAAGTGGTTACGGCAAAATAAAATTGGAACTCGGTTTATTAAAATTATAAAAACCGAACCCACGGCCGCGGCTTACATGATGACTGATCAAAACGATAATCAAATTTCCGGCTTTTATCCAGGAGCAATGAAGCAGGTTGGATATTATAAAAATGTTAAGCTGCCAAAAGCAAAATTAGCATGCGTGGCGGCGGATTCTCCGCAGGCGGCCTACGCCTTAGCAAGATATTATAAAAAAAATAACACGCCGTATATTTTTGATCCGGGGCAAATTATTATTGTTTTAACAAAACAGCAGTTATTAGATGGCTTAAATGGTTGTGATGTTTTTATTTCAAATGATTATGAATTGGCTTTAATTTTAAAACGCACCGGCTTATCTAAGTCTCAATTAAAAAAGAAAGTGCCAATCGTAGTCACCACGCTAGGCGCTAAAGGTTCAATTATTGAAGATAACAAAAATAACCAAAGATATAAAATTCCAGCCGCCAAGCCGAAAAATACATCTGATCCAACCGGGGCCGGAGACGCGTACCGGGCTGGGTTGATTAAAGGCATGATGGAAAATTATTCTTGGCCTAAAGTTGGGCGTTTGGCAAGTACGGTTGCCGTATATGCTGTAGAAAAATACGGCACGCAAACGCACACATTCACGTGGAGTCAGCTCAAAGCGCGGTATAAGAAAAATTTTGGCACTACTTTGTAG